The Patescibacteria group bacterium region TAAAGGAGACCCAAGCTTTGGCTCAAACCATCGTCTTCACCGGATAAGGATTCTAAGTAACTTTCCAACAAGATGAACAAGGATGGATCGGCCTGGCTTGATCTTACCAAGCGATCGAAGAGCTTAAGAGCTTGACCGGCAAAATAAACCTTATTTAAATCAGACTTTAGATCATAGAAAGAGTTGAGGCTCCAGGCGCTAGCTATATAATCATGGTGACGGCCCCGCAATATCAGTAATTCGCATAAATTAAAAGGTTCGAGATGACCCGCTAATTTCGAGCCTGAGCGCCTCAAGCCGCGCGCCACCAAATCCAGCTTACCAAAACTCCAGGTAAAGACCCGGAGTTGCATATCGGCTTCATGCTTCGGCTGACGGCTTAAAACTATGGCTTTGGTAAGTTTTGAATCTTCTTCCATAAAACTGGCTAATCAATCATTTTTATCTAAGAAATCCTGCAAAATAACGGCGGCGGCGATCTCATCCCTTCCGGCTTTGACCTTATCAGAGCCGAATAGAGCATCAGCTCCTTTACTGCTTAACCTTTCATCTACTAGGGCTAAGGGCAAATTGCTTTGCTTTTCTAAATTATCCTTGAACGCCTGCCAGAATTGGTTAAGCTTGCCTTGGCCACTCAGTTTCAAAGGGACGCCTAGGACTATCACCCCAACCTCTTCTTCGCTGATTACTTTCTGGACCGCCCATAGGCTATCAACAGTCTTAAAGGGTAAGGCCAAGCGGGTTTCTTCATCAGCTAAGGCCAGACCTATCCTTTTTTCCCCCCAATCGATCCCTAAATATTTCATATGATTATAAAGCAGTTATAATTTCAGGCCCGGCGTCGGTAATAGCGACGGTATGCTCAAAATGAGCGCTCAAACTCTTGTCGGCACTGATAATGGTGAAGCGGTTCGGAGCGATCTTAATCCGACTGCTTCCCAGGTTGATCATCGGTTCGATCGCTAAAACCATGCCGGGTTGCAGAACTAGATTGTCTCGAGAATTATTAGGTATAACATAATTGCAAACGTTCGGCTCTTCATGGGCATAATGGCCGACACCGTGCCCCACTAAATCACGCACTACGCCATAGCCGTGGCTTTCAGCTAAAGTCTGAACTGCCCGGCCGATGTCGTTGAGAGTATTGCCCGCTTTAGCCTGCTCTATCCCCAGCCATAAGCAATCATGGGTTACCTTGATCAACTTCTTAGCTTCACGGCTAATCTTGCCGACGGCCACGGTCGCGCACATATCGGTAAAATAACCGCCCAGAGGAGAATGGGGATTGCGCGGCGCTCCCAATTTCAAACGCAGCTTATCATCAGCCGGCCATTCCATCCCTAAATCAATATCGACAATATCGCCGCTATTTAAAATCCGACTAGGCAAGGCGGCGCCATGGACGACTTCATCATTGATCGAAATGCACAGGATGGAAGGAAAAAATATCCCTCCGCCCATGTCATAATCCTTAAAAGCGGGTCGGCCGCCAGCTTCGGCCATAAGCCGAGCGGCTTTAGCTTCCAGTTCAGCCGTACCTAAACCGGGCTTTACCTCTTCGATCAAGCTCTTTAATATGCCAGCCAAGATTTTACCCCCAGCCCGCATCACCCTTATCTCTTCCTTGCTTTTGAAATAAATCATAGATTAATTAGCGCTCTTCAGTTCCCTATTAGCTCTAATGGACAGGAATAAGAAAATACCTAATAGCACGACAGTGTTAAGCGGGGCCACCCAGAAAGGATATTCTTTACCGAAACTCTCTAGGATCATTAAGATGCCCAACATGCCGATGGAATACATAGCGCCATTTTTCAGATAAGAGAACTTAGCAATCAGATTCAAGCCGCGGATAGTGAATTCTCGGACGACGAAAGCCCCTAAGCCGTTGCCGATAATGATTAAGGGTACGCTCATGGTGAAGGCGAAGGCACCGATGACGCCATCGATAGAAAAGGAGGCATCCAGGACTTCTAGATACAAGATCTTACTCCAAGCGCTGATATGCGGGCTGAGCAGCTGCTTTTCTTTCTCTTCGGCGTTGCGCTTAAAGCCATCAGTAATGAAAAAGGTAGAAATGCCGATGGTCGAAGCTAAGGCTAACATCGGATTTACTTGTAAAGATAAATAGATGATAAAGGTGGAAAAAATGGAAGAGAAAGCATAGAACCAGACCCCCTGACGGTGGATAAAACCTTCGACGAAAAAAGCATATTTCTTCTCTTCCAAGAAT contains the following coding sequences:
- the ruvX gene encoding Holliday junction resolvase RuvX translates to MKYLGIDWGEKRIGLALADEETRLALPFKTVDSLWAVQKVISEEEVGVIVLGVPLKLSGQGKLNQFWQAFKDNLEKQSNLPLALVDERLSSKGADALFGSDKVKAGRDEIAAAVILQDFLDKND
- the map gene encoding type I methionyl aminopeptidase, which translates into the protein MIYFKSKEEIRVMRAGGKILAGILKSLIEEVKPGLGTAELEAKAARLMAEAGGRPAFKDYDMGGGIFFPSILCISINDEVVHGAALPSRILNSGDIVDIDLGMEWPADDKLRLKLGAPRNPHSPLGGYFTDMCATVAVGKISREAKKLIKVTHDCLWLGIEQAKAGNTLNDIGRAVQTLAESHGYGVVRDLVGHGVGHYAHEEPNVCNYVIPNNSRDNLVLQPGMVLAIEPMINLGSSRIKIAPNRFTIISADKSLSAHFEHTVAITDAGPEIITAL
- the recO gene encoding DNA repair protein RecO produces the protein MEEDSKLTKAIVLSRQPKHEADMQLRVFTWSFGKLDLVARGLRRSGSKLAGHLEPFNLCELLILRGRHHDYIASAWSLNSFYDLKSDLNKVYFAGQALKLFDRLVRSSQADPSLFILLESYLESLSGEDDGLSQSLGLLYYNFFLAKLLAILGTSPELAVCIQSGELITPGHNYLDIERGGLLCSRCFQSMASPPETVYKIGDNVIRLLRLAVDFEFANLRKIVLSSHDLKELNRLLKLFLEYHYSDF
- a CDS encoding DUF475 domain-containing protein, which encodes MEIFVIILGLMVFEVISSIDNAIVNAHILKTMPPKFRRWFLIWGLLFAVFIVRGVLPFLIVWIANPALSPGDIFRVAFAGGEAVEKSLAASKPLLLLGGGVYLFFVFLAWLFLEEKKYAFFVEGFIHRQGVWFYAFSSIFSTFIIYLSLQVNPMLALASTIGISTFFITDGFKRNAEEKEKQLLSPHISAWSKILYLEVLDASFSIDGVIGAFAFTMSVPLIIIGNGLGAFVVREFTIRGLNLIAKFSYLKNGAMYSIGMLGILMILESFGKEYPFWVAPLNTVVLLGIFLFLSIRANRELKSAN